The following nucleotide sequence is from Nomascus leucogenys isolate Asia chromosome 13, Asia_NLE_v1, whole genome shotgun sequence.
CCTCTGGACTGTCAACTTTCCCAAGGGGGGAGAACCAGGGATGGGAAAGGATGAAGAAAGATCGCTGGACAAGCCAAGCAAGGTAGGCAGGAACCCAGCGGGTATGAGCGGCAAGGCAAAGCAGGTGTGTCATTTGCTGGTGGTGGCGCCACTTTCTCCATGGGGGTTGTGTGACCCTCTGGGCACCAGGTCACACCAAAAGCTGAGGGTCTTTGTGGCCAAGCTAACATGGGCCAAGCAGAGAAGCCCATTATTCAGCCTGAGCTACACCCAGGCCTGTTTAGGGAAAAAACTCACAGGGATGGATAAGCAGCCTCTGATTGCAGTAATGACGAGGGGCCACTGAAACATGCTTCTAAAAACTACAGAGCATGCGGCCAGCCCCCATGGGTGGGGAGCAGCGGTGGGGGCGGGGGCTCACACGGCCAGTTACCCCAGTTCCAGAAGCTTCTGCCAGCGTGGTTTCACAGCCTGAATCGGGGGACACGGGCTCTAGTTCCATGCGTGCTTCCTGGTAGGATGCAGAAGTGTCCTCCCCAAAGTGTCTGGTAGCCAGAGGTATCACTGTGGAATGTGTGGCTTTGGGGCTGGCAAAGTCTCCTGGGGGCTGGAGTTGGGCGAAGCCCAGGTCTGACAGTGTACTCCGCTGCTGCTCTGCCTGTCCCACGGGGGCCTCTGAAGACAAGTCATTTGGAAGGGCCCTTGCTTCACCCTCGCTCGTTCGGCGAGTTTCAGCTCCATGGGTCTCAAATATCCGAATTTTGTTGGCCACTGAGGTCTTGCTAATATCTTCTAGGGAGCCCTCTTGGACCCCAGCCTGGAAAGAGGTCATCTCCCTTTGCTTCCCTGAAGGGAACCCAAACCCCAGAGGTATGCGCCCCTCAGCTTCTTCAGGGACTACTCTGGGCTTTCTGCTGGTGATGGGAGGAGGCCTGCGCTCACCTCCTGTGACAGGGGACACCACAAACCCTACTTGGTCCTTGGGCTCTGGGCTGGCTTTCAAAAGATGGACATGTCTAAGAAAGGGCTCCCTGAGCTCCGAAGGCTCCCCTGACCCACGGGAGGTTGGACTTGGAGAAGCTTTCTCCAGAGCTGCCAGGTCCTCAGAATGACCAGGGGAGGCTGGCAGGGGAATGATCACCTCCATGTGAAGAAATGCTGAAGCCTCACGGTCCTTCAGCTCAGCCCCTCCTTTCTGGGTGGGAACCACTCCCCTCTCTTTGGGTGGGAAGTTGCCTCTGTCTGGTTTGGCTGGCTTCCTGACATTCAGAGGGATGGCCTGAGGAAGGGCGCAGGCCTGGGGGTTGGGACGCACACCCCGTCCTCTGTGAGGAGGGTGCTTCTTCAGTTCCTCTGTGGGACTTTCCTCAGCCTTTCCCAGCAAATCTCCACTCACGGGGGCCCCTTCCTCTCGGGCTGCGCTGGCTGTCAGGTGGGGAaattctccttcccctccccactgggcatcttcccagccttcagcaaaTGTCTGTCCTGCAAGAGATCCCTTCAGGTCACCAGGTCCTCCAGGGTTCTTGGGGgtccctgccccttcctctggggAAGTCATGTGGGCTTCGTCCTTGCTCCTGCTGGAAGCAGCAGCAGAAACCCTCAGGTCTAAGGAATTCAGCGTCGGCCTGGGCTCACCTCCAGGAGGGGCATCCAGGCACCCTTTTCTCTCCtccaggggtggagggaggactTGGTCTTCTGAgtctttttcttcataatttaaatAGAAGCTCCTCTCTGCAAAGGAGGTATCAGTTTCATCGCTCGACTCAGCTCTGGCTTCTGCGTGGGCTGGATCCAATAGAAACGACTGGAGTCCTCCCTTGTTGGAGGCTGGAGAGAGGACGTCCACCTCTGCTGGCCTGGTCCCTGGAGCAGTGGGTCTCCCACAAGTGTGGGGCTCCTCCAGCCCCTTCCTCAGCTCTGTCTGGCCCTCCGGCTGACCATCTGACATGCAGCGGTTCCTGATGGTTGCCTCTCTGGTGTCTGCCCTGGGCTCAGAGCCCTCGAGGAGCTTTTCTGCCAATGTGCGGCCGGAAGCCAGGGCAGCCCCTCCTGGGCTTTCTCTGATCCCGGGGCCTTCCTCCCCCACTGACTCAAAGTCTTCAGGACTTGCAATCATTTTTCCTTGTTGCTGGGTGTTTGCTCTTCGGTTCCCCACCATTTCTTCTGTGGCCACTTCCACTTTGAACTTGTCCACCAGAACGTCTACCTTGGAGAGTCTGCCGTTGGCAAGGATACCAgcaaggcctgcctgcctttcttcctgCTGCATGGTGGTCACTTTTAGGAGACCGAGCTCTTCTGGCCTAGTGTACTGTCTTTCTATAAATACCCAATGCTCTGAACCCTGTGTTTCAATTGGAGCAAGAAGAGTTAATATGAAATATCAGGTACCTGAAGAATGGGTGAGTTTTTCCCTTTGTAAGAGGGGACCAATCTACCACTGAAATGTTTGACTTTGGGACAGCACATCCCCAGAACTGGCTGGGGACAGGAAGGCATGATGTGCCAGCCATTCTCATCAAGGTCCCTCTTCCCATCAGTCACTTGATAAATTATTGACCAATTTTCCTCAACCACTGCCCCCAACTTGATAAAATGGGATGGGGTCTTATGCCCTCCCCATGTCAGCCATGGGGAAATGGAGATCCACAGATGGGCCAggacccttcctcttcctcttttagTAACATAACTGCCACCGTCAGAGGGGAAAGTCATTTCCATCACATGGAATCTTTGAATGTTAGAGTCAAAAGTACTCTTACAATGTTATCCAGTCTCATTTCCATATTGTGTAAATGAGGAAACAGGTCTAGAGAAggtcagtgacttgcccaaggtcactgttAGTAGAAGACAGAGTCAGGAAAAGGAAGCCTGATTTTTGAGGCTGGAGATCTTTGCTAACTTATTTCACAACCACAGAATATGGGTGCCAACTGTGATCCAATGGCAAATTGAAGGGATGCATTAAGTTCCACAGGCCACAGCCTGAAATTGAACCTTTCTACGAGGGCTTCTGGGAAGAAAGCAGAGTAGTCATGGAGATATCACATGACCAGGTTAGTGCCAGGCACCACAATGGCTTAAACAGCTTGAACACTGTGGTGTTCAatctaaaagaaacaaataccaGGGCCCATTCTAATTCTAACAAAATCCATAGAAAGAGCAGAAAAGGACTGAATAGAATGCATCAAGGAAGGGAGAGAGTTAAAGATCTAAGCATCATCGTGCATCAAAAGCACCAGAGggcaagcgtggtggctcacgcctgtaatcccagcactttgggaggctgaggctggcagatcatgaggtcaagagatcaagaccatcctggccaacatggtgaaaccccatctctactaaaaatacaaaaaattagccagacatggtggcatgccccacctgtaatcccagctacttgggaggctgaggcaggagaattgctttaacctgggaggcggaggttgcagtgagctgagactgtgccactgcactccagcctggtggcagagcgagactccatctaaaaaaaaaaaaaaaaaaaaaaggccaggcgcggtggcccactcctgtaatcccagcactttgggaggctgaggcacgagaattgcttgaacctgcggggcagaggtggcggtgagcagagatcacaccattgcactccagcctgggcaacaagtgcaaaactccatctcaaaaaaaaaaaaaaaaaaaaaaaagcaccagatCGCAGCACTGTTAGGCCATCTCCCAATAGCCTCTACCTGCCCCAAGAGTTCTTCAAACAATGCCTGGGAGGGGATGGTGGACTTCTAGGGTGGTTAGAAAAGCAGGAAGGTCATTGGGTTTTTCATCTTGTGGCCACAGGATACTTCCCACAAAATTTTAATGCAAGTCGGCTATGTGACAGAAATACAGAGCTGCCCTGGTAAAGTTGGGGGTGTAGGCAGCCTTAATGCCCTGAGGTACCTCCCTCCTCACTGCCCCAACTAGAGCCCCTCGTGatacagatatggaaactgagacctggagaagcatcttgcccaaggccatacagGGAGCAAGTGGAAAGGCAGGCCTTGAACTCAGTCTCTGACGTCAAGTTCTGTGAAGTGTGTCCTCTCCACCCTACCATGACCACCTCCACAGGGAGACATGCCCAAAACTGCTCCTGGCAGCAGAAGGGGGAAGGTTTATATGACCTTGGGCTCTTTTTCAGGTTATGACTTGGTGAGGAGTCTGCTAATCCCACCCCACAGAGAGGAGTCTGTCAGATCCCATAAGATCTGAAACATTTGAAGGCCCAAGAGAGCATCATAAACCCTCTGTTCCCCACTGTGTTTTGAGAAAATCTCTCTGATTGTCAGGGAATCAGAACCCATTAAAATAATCTTGTCCATGGGAAAGCGAGATAAAAGTAAGGGGGGAAGGTCTAGGTAAAGTCTGGGGTGGGTTTCTGGGCTTTTACTTCAGGTCATTAAGCCTTCAGGACCACAGCTCCTGAACCATCCCAAAGGGACCTGCTTTGAGAGCCTACAGAAGCTAGGTCCCTTTGCTCATTTCCTTGAGAAGTAGGTTCCTTCAGCTGCCTCCATTCCAGCTGTACTGACATCTGCCTGGCAATGATGGCCAAAGCTAGTCAATGCGCCTCCTTCTGGAACATTCTTGCCCCAATTCTAACTAGCAACTAGGCTAGATAAGCAACAGTGAGTGGCGCAGGTGCTGGCAGAGAATGAAAAGTTAGACTGCAGGAAGAAAGGGGAAACGTATAGTGATTGTTagttgctatgtgccaggcaatgccAGCCCTTTGTCTAAGTTATTAAATCTAATCCAAATGGCAACCTGTGAAGCAGATATCGTTATCCTTATTTCAGAAGGGGAAACGGTATCCCAGAGGGGAGAGGCCATGCGCAAGATCACAGGCTGAGCAGCAGGGGACAAAGTAAAACGTAGGATcctgaagaggaaaagaaaactgaacaaaaaagaaaaaaacttctacGGTGCCAAGGCACAGGTAGAGCCACACACCTGGCCCGAGGGGTTGACGTGAAAGTCGTTCTAACCCGAATCACAAGATGGGATAATGTTAGGGTAGCCCCAGGTAGCCGCAGCCCTGCAGCCATTCTTTCTCGAGCCAGGGGACCGTCGGTGCCTTGCTCAGAGCGCCCCCTGCCGTCAGATAGGGGCACTGCATCAAGAGAAGCTAGCAACCCGGGTGGGGAGAAACAGAGCCAGTTGGGCTCACAGCTGTCTGCACCCAAGGCACAGACAGGAAACTCTCCAGCCTGGCTGTTCTCCTGACTCCAGGCTGTTCAGGCCCCTCCTGGAGCTCTGGGTCACATTTTGgggcctgccttttttttttttttgagacggagttttgctctgtcgtctaggctggagtgcagtggcgtgatcttgactcactgacacagccgcctcccgagttcaagcgattctcctgcctcagcctccccagtagccgggattacaggcacgcgccaccatgcccggcttattagtagtagtagtagtatttttagtagagatggggtttcaccattttggccaggctggtctcgaactcctgacctcaggtgatccgcccaactcagtctcccaaagtgctggaattacaggcgtgagccaccatgtccggccaggCCTGCCCTTTACAAGAGGAGGGGGTCCAGGGTAAGAGGCCCTCCAGAAACCATGTCCTGGGAGAAAGTGGGAAGAGAGTGAAGTGTTCTAGGGAAGGGGAGGTTTTCAAGTCTCCGAAGGGCTGGCCTGGAGGAGGATGCAGAGCGGCAGCGGGCACCAGCGGGCAGAATGAGACCTACAGGCTGCTGATTTGAAAAGGCAGGTTTTAATTCAACACGAAAACTTCCCAATAGTTAATGGGCTGCCGCCAAGGACAGCAAAAGTGCCTGCTGTGGAAGAGGCTGGATGGACATTTGCAGGAGAATGATGGGGGAGTGGGGTGCAGGTTGTGGGCTCTGCTCCCCAAACGGGCACCTGTCCTTGGTCACAGGAGCATCTCTGTGTCCAGGGCATCTCTCTGGCCCTGTCCTTGGTATGCTGTTGACTCCTGTCCCATTTCCCTCAAGAGAGTATGcagatagttttgtttttatttttagattgagGAAAAATTCATAGAGCAGAAGTATGATTTATGTTTTATCACTTATGTAGCTCATTTATGTCTTTCTTAAAGTTCCAGCACGTTTGCAGCAGCTACAGAAGTTTTCTCTGAGAATGGAGAAAGGTACAGGCCCTCAGAGGAGAGCATACGTCAACAGGGGAGCGGCAGATATCGGGGAAGAAAGTTCTGCCGAGATGATCGCTCAGTACCTTCCAACCCTGAGAGTCCATGAAATCCCATCAGAGGAGGGAGTgcagcctcctgcctgggcctggaTTCTACGCCCAGCATCCATGCAGGGCCACAGGAAGTTCAAAGAGCCCTCCACTTGCTGCCGCCCTGGGCATAGAAGCAATGGCTTCCTCATTTCAAACACTTGCCTGACCAATCTCTCTACAACCCTAAGGATACTCCTTAGAGAAAGATGTCCACTTTTGACTGCCTCCTTGATGGGCCCAAGCTCCAGGGGAGTTCAGAGAAGACGCAGGCAGGAGATGCCTGGAATGTCATGCCCTAACTAGCCGCTGCTAGACCATTCAGGCTTCTGAACAGAGACAAGACCTTAAGGCAGAAGGCATTTGGGTGCCATGACCCCTGACCCTAAGCATAGAAGTCAGAGCCTGCCTCTAGAGTCACCTGCCTCACCAGGGCCTGAAAGAGGGAGATCATTCCTGCCTCTCCTTCAAGGCCAAAGGCAATGCAGGCTGTTCTGTCTTCCCAGAATGGTTGCAGTCCTGTCCCTCCTGAGAAACAATGGATGAGGGAGGGGCTGGCCCTTTATGGATCTCTGGGATGGGGACATTTCCTTATCACAGCATGGGGACAGCATGGGTTACCCATTGCTTCCATGTGCTTGGCAGAATCTGGTACATTCCCCTCACCCCAGAGAAAGGGTTTTCTTAAGACCACAGAGGGTGGTTCTGGGTGGGCAGGAGGAAGGGGCACAGAGGAAGGTGAAGACAGTAACCTCAGGAGATGCTGCAAGGCTTTTCTGAGTGAACACTTCCAAGCCTGCGGCTGCTCCAGGCTCAGGTACCAAGTCCTGCTGagagatgtcctgggtcctctgGGACTGCAGGGGAGGCCCAGAGccaggggaaaggggaagagggaggaagggaaggagaggcagagacaggaagagagggagagagaaaaagtaggagagagagacacacacacaaagtccaTAAATAGCCCAGCTTTTTAAGTCCCACATCTGTAGGATTTGTGGATTAGGTCAGGGAGTAGCCACTCTGTGGGGTGAGCTCGGGAGGGACTGCCCTTCTGAGCCACTTAAGGGAGGGAGGCCCACAGTCAGTCCCAGTGCCCTTCCCCCATGGCCTGCCCACTCTCATTCAGAGATGTTGGAGCCATACCATTTAGACTCTGGCTCCAGATGTCTCTGGCTTAGGCTATGGTTCAATCCTGCAGTTTGGATTACAGCCCCCTTTAAACACTGAAACTTGGGTTTGGCAAATGGGAACAGTTAAAGTTCCCTCTGTTTTCCCCTTGGCCCAGATGAGGCCCAACAATATACCAGGAGGCTGCTAGGAATTCTGGATGACACAGGCATCTTCAGGATGCCCCCCACAAAACTGATTTTGGGATCAGGGATTCTAGTCACCACAGCAATAGCCCCATGACTGCCCAGCACCTTCCAGTTGAGAAAGtgcttttatattcattatttcactCCACTTTCCCAACTACCCTATGGAATGACCATTTTGGTCCTCCTGTAGATGGACTAGGCAATGCGGCTCAGAAAGGGGAAGTTACTCACCCAAGGAGCCAGTCAATCCTTGTCTATGGCACCTCCCCATCTCCCAAATCTTCAAAGGCCCCTAAATGCCAAGGGGGCCTGTAAGCCAGTTCTGAATGGTCCATAGCTCCAGAGTGAGCTCCTGGACCACAGATCTTTCCAGCAGTGGACTATAGTCCTTGGGGCTGAGcggggctgggaggtggagcaGATTGTACCTTTTAGTAAGACCCATCTTCTAGCAGTTCCAGCTATCACCAGCAGGTGGGGCACACCCCACACCAGGCTACACTGAGACACTCCGGAGCTGTAGACCTCACTTCCCAGGGCTCATCCTCCCCTTCTCTTCTGGAGACTCACTCTTTCAGTAGCCTCTGCATCCCACCTCGCCCACAGCCAGGCCAAGCTTGGCCAGCCCACATCAGGATTGATTAGAGGCCACGCTGAAGGGCAGAAGAGGGTGCTGTTCACTGGATCACTAGACCAGCCTCCGCCACCCAGCCCAGGGTCTTGCTTGTGCCAGAGGCAAACAGAGGCCCTTCGTGGATGCAGAGGTCTGCCCTTCTTCCACGGCACCAGCCTTAAAGGCCCCCAAAGCATCCGTAATTCTGTGACTCACAAACCAGAAAGCCACCCCAGTAGCTCTCTCTGGACTTATGCCTTAGTAGACAAAGCCGTCTGTTATCTGGAAGGTTCAGGCCATGGTAGCACTGATCCAATAAAATGCTCTGCTAATTAGATCATGGGTGCATCACCAATTTTCAAAGCATTAGGGGGCAGCACACATACAATTGACTCTCTACCTGGTCTTTATGTAATTTGGTCTTGCTCCTAGGCAGCTGTGATTTAATAGCAAATACAATAGCCTGGGTCACAAGAAAATTGGGTTCTGGCTCCTCTTCCATCAGCTACGACACTGAATAAGTCCTTCCTCTTTCTGGGTCTCAGAgcccctatctgtaaaatgaaggttcTGAGCAGGTTCCCAGGGccctttcaacttttattttatttaggaaaggggaattttatttgttaaagaaaagtCATCTGTGAATGCCTCTAGTTAAATTAGTATGCTTGACTTTAACACTTTGGAttgaaacatgctttctttatccTGATTTGAAGTTAACCTCCTCTGTGGAAGAGTCTGGAACTCTCAAGTGAAACAATAACTCACGCTGCGCATCAAGGTACTCTGCTAGTCCCTCTATGTGCGTTATCTCGTTTAATCCTTACAGCATCCCCATGAAGTAGGTGCTTTTATTATCTCTACCCGAcgagtctcagagaggttaagtaacaagCCCAAAGTCATCCAGCTGGCAGGCAGCggagccagaattcaaatccaggcagtgTAAGTCTACACCACAATTGGGTTTGAGACCAGTAAGCAATAGCTTCAGGGAGAAAACACCTAAGTATAAACTGGGGTAAATTTTGCCAAGATTTAGCAAGGGCTAAAAATACTGACTTGAGAGTCTAAATGCAGGGCTTCCCCAAATCCTAACTTCATCTCTTCTTCAATCAAGAAAACACCCCACACTTTCCACTCAGAAAGGCAGGTCATGTGAGATCCTTTTCTGAAGCCTGAGAAGCAGGCCTGATTTCTGTGAAGGGCCCATTCCCCTCCAGTGGACTCCGAAGCCCCTCACAATAGGCGCAACAGGGTCTGGTTCTGGAGAGAGCTATTAGGATTCTCAAAATGTAGTGTGCATGAAAAGCCTCTGCAGCACTTGTCCAAATGCTGATGCCAGTACTGAGTCCAAATATCTGATTGAGTAGGTCTGGGCTGGGGCCCTGAAACCTGCATTTCTAACCAGCACCCCTTCCCCATTATACTCGGGCTGATGGAAGGGGAGTACGCCAAGCTACCATGAGTCTTGagtttttcatgttttaagtTGGTCTCCAGGACCCAGGATTCCAAGATTTAGTGAATTCATCTCCCTCAGCCTAATCTACCACCCTCTCCATCCCCACCAGCCCCTAAGCAGCAATGGGGGAAGCATATTGGTGTGGAGGATAAGTGTAAGTCAGGATGTAGCAACCCAATGCCTCTTTACCCAAGGCCCCTATCGAGGGGTTCAGGGTGACACCTACCTCACTGGCTTTCTCAGGGGTGcccttgggggagggggaggcgggGGAGGAGGGCAGCCTGCGCTCCCGTTCCCAGTCTCGATCCCGGTGGATGAGTTTGCTGTTGGGCTCCTTCAGGGTCCTCTTAAGCTCATTGATGCTGGCCTGGTGCTTCAGCAAGACGTCCTCTGGCTTGTCTAAGAACTAGGGACAGATGGGAAGGGTGGTGGTGTTAGGGGAACAGCTCCAAGCGGGGGATGCAGGGTGCAGGGATGATGGCAGCAGTCACCATCACCACCCTCCACCAGCGACGTGATTCCCACTCTGACCTGTGTCACCCTCATGGCAGCCCCAGAGACGAACCACCCCAACAGGTGCACATCCCAAGGCACAGAGCACTGAAGATGAAAAAGAGGAGATGTCTGGTCAAGCCACCTTTGCTTCTCCCTTGCCTGGCTCTACAGCCTCTGAACAGCCAACCTCTACCCAAAGCCCACAGGTCTGGGTGAGTTCCTTTTGGTGCTATAAGCCCGGTCTTAGTCACAGAGGTGACTTCCCTCTGTTACAGCTAAGGCATAGCAGGTGGCAACTGCCAAAGAGCTATAATAACTCACTAATCCTGTTCACTGGGCTGCTCTGGCTCATTCAGGGGCCTCCTAGATCCCTCCTGGATCCCAGTGTCCACTTTCTGGCCAGGACTTGGGCCACTATACTTAGCAGGATGTCCAGTCTGGGCCCCTCCTAGCCCAACATGCACAACTGCCCAGGCCCTGGGGAGGCGCACAGTACAGATCCTCCTCAAGCCAGGGACATCCAGAAGAATGGCCAAGCTCCCACACTAGGGACCAGGGGCAGGAAAAAATTGCATCTATTCTCCTCTGTGATGGGCCACTACCTTCCCCAACCACCCTGGACCTTCCAGATACCTTTCAGGTACTGACTCACCAATAGCAGACAGGGTGAGATACAGCCAGACAGAGAAACTAGAATGCTGTGGAGTGTTCGGGAAGGTTAGGAGAATTAGAGACCAGGAAGAAGAGCAGTAAGTCCCATGGCTGGACACAAGAATTGAGCCAGGTATAGCCGGAGTTGTAGGATTCTACCTATATGGGTAGTGTTCCCCATTAAACTACCAAGTCTGTGCTCAAGCCAGTGCAGCATGACAGAGTCATCTCCTTAGGTCAAGGGAGGATGAGCTTTGTGCAGGAGCTGGCAGGAACCTGCCAAAGCTGTTTATCTGGCTACTTCTGAGGCAAAGTGGTGGCTGGCAGCCCAAGGACGCTTATCTGCAAGGCTGCTTAAAAATTCATGTTAACTCAATTCAGGACAAGAAACGGACAATCTCAGCTTATTAAAGTCAGATCAGGTACTTCTGGAAGAACCACTGGAAGGTAGGCTTACCCTTGGACAAAGCTAGAATCTTCCCCTGGGCTCATCTCTGGTACCCAAGGATCCACTATGGCTAACTCCTAAGCTACCTCAGGAAGGAAACCAATCCCAGTGAGGCTCCTGCTTTCCCTCCAGACATCTGTCTGTTCCTCGGGCATCCCTTCCCAAGCTGAGCTGCCCTCTGGACAATGGCTGTCTGAGAAGTCAAACCTGATGGTGCTTGCACAGGGAGAGGGTTTGGGCTGCAATGGGTAGTGAGTCTCAACCTGAGATGTGGCTTGTTGTCTTCCATCGCAAACCTGCCCCACTGCCTCCGTGGGTGTGTTATGTCCGTGAAGGCTGTGGGGAGCAGTGGGATCCTGGGATCCTGGGATCCTTAAAGGTTAAGGACATTGGGGAAACCTAGTCTGAATGCTTTGCTGTGCAGACAGGGGACTGGGGCCTGAGGGGAATTTCCCAAGACCTTCAAAGAGTTGGTGGCAGAAGTGGGGTTGAAACCCAGATCTCAGGACTCCAAGGCAAGGCTCTTCTTATGTCCCAGCCTCTGGCCCTTTCCCTTGGCAGCCCAAGAATAAACCCACTTCTCTTGCAGTTAAAGTTCAGATGAAGAGTTTGTGACTGTGTGAGAGGGAAGAAGTGGTTAACATGGAAGGAATAATTTGGGGAAGCAACAAATGGGAAGAAGacgaggaaaggagaaaaggaggaggttTTTGCCATAGCTGAGCAGTAGTCGACCCTGCCTCGGGGAGGTGTAGGACTGGAGTTGGGGCAGATGCAGATGTGCTCTGAggcacctccctcccccaccccaatccCCACTCCCACATCTGGCTGCCAATAGATACAAAAAGAAGCTAGGGGTCAGGACACAGGGGACACAGATGAGATGGAGGCGAGACCAAACAGTGCTGTCGGGGAGGAGATGAATCTAGGGAAGGGGTGGGTCAGGGGAGATGTGCTAAATGAAAGCACAGAATGGCCTGGAAGAGCCGGTGGTGCAGGTGGGATGGTCAGCAGGTGAGCTGCAAGTATGGAGGACCGGGTGAgctggggagagggtgggagggctgaggaaggagggagagatggcCGATTGGCCAGGAGAGTCTAAGAAGGGAGCTGGAGAGATAAGCTTAGCGGGTGGTGGAGTGGGGAGCAAGGACGGCTGCAGAGGGGGATGACTGAGGAGCAGAGATGAAGTtgaagctgagatggtgccaggGAAGTGAGCCTGGGATGGACTGTGGGATGGTGACAAATGAGCTAGGGATGGGAACAGCTGGGTAGGGAGGGACAGGTCCCATGCAGTACCTCCTGCTTGTGTCTCGGCGTGGTTTCCTGCTCCGGCTAGTGGGATGTGGTAGGAGGGAAAGAAAGCAGCAGGGTCAGTAGAGCAGATGGATTAGAGATACCACGATGGGCTTGGTCCGGCAAGGAGCCCAGAGCACTCACACTTGACCAAGTGGAGGCCAGGGCAGCTGGGTGGGCCACCAGCAGGGCAGTGAGGTAGTCAGAAGAAGGTACAGGTGTGAAGCAGGGCGCTGTcccaggaaggcagagaagggaaCTAGAGGCCAAGTGGGCAGAGCCACACTGGGCAGATGGGATGTGAGAATGGGGTTTCCTGTCTCTTGCTGTCAGTGGGAGCATGTTCAAGACCCTGTGCTCACAAGGTAGATGGAAAGAAACCTGCTGAACAACTATACCAAGAGGAAGCTCTCCCTGGCCTGTGTGTGTACACACCTGTGTGTATGCATGTTGTCTGCACATCTGTGTGCATGGATCTAAGGGTGACGGGTGCATACATCTGTTATTAAATGTGTGTGAGGCTAAGGTCATGCACTCCTGCATGAGCGTGTACACACAGATactgggagtgtgtgtgtgcacctgagTGGGGCATGGGGAAATAGGAAGGGGACACACTTGAACCTCATACTCCTGAGAGCTGTTGGTGACACCTGGTCATGCTctgaggaggaagagagcagTGCAGATCCAGATCTCAGTCAAAGGGGCAAATTAAGAGCATGCAAAAGGAGGCCTGAGTCCTATAGGGGACAGAGAGCCCCTCTGGAAAAGCAGGGCAAAGCTGGGGAGAGTACAGGGCAGACAGCACGCCCACTCCCACGCCCACCCCATCCCGGCAAGGGCCAGGTATTGAGAGATGACCCAAAGGCAAGGCCCTGCCATGGTGCACTCCATAGCAAGGGTGCTTGGCCACAGCTGGAGGCACGTGAAGGCCAAGGCCGAGGCTAGACCTCAGGTCAGCCTCCTGATCCCCAGGGCAGAGGGTACGAGAAAGCCAGGCTCCTACCTTTAGCTCCTTGATCTTGGTTGGAGTCCTGACctctccctcc
It contains:
- the EPB41L1 gene encoding band 4.1-like protein 1 isoform X13, translating into MTTETGPDSEVKKAQEEAPQQPEAAAAVTIPVTPAGHGHPEAISNEKHPSQQDTRPAEQSLDMEEKDYSEADGLSERTTPSKAQKSPQKIAKKYKSAICRVTLLDASEYECEVEKHGRGQVLFDLVCEHLNLLEKDYFGLTFCDADSQKNWLDPSKEIKKQIRSSPWNFAFTVKFYPPDPAQLTEDITRYYLCLQLRADIITGRLPCSFVTHALLGSYAVQAELGDYDAEEHVGNYVSELRFAPNQTRELEERIMELHKTYRGMTPGEAEIHFLENAKKLSMYGVDLHHAKDSEGIDIMLGVCANGLLIYRDRLRINRFAWPKILKISYKRSNFYIKIRPGEYEQFESTIGFKLPNHRSAKRLWKVCIEHHTFFRLVSPEPPPKGFLVMGSKFRYSGRTQAQTRQASALIDRPAPFFERSSSKRYTMSRSLDGAEFSRPASVSENHDAGPDSDKRDEDGESGGRRSEAEEGEVRTPTKIKELKPEQETTPRHKQEFLDKPEDVLLKHQASINELKRTLKEPNSKLIHRDRDWERERRLPSSPASPSPKGTPEKASESQRTQDISQQDLVPEPGAAAGLEVFTQKSLAASPEGSEHWVFIERQYTRPEELGLLKVTTMQQEERQAGLAGILANGRLSKVDVLVDKFKVEVATEEMVGNRRANTQQQGKMIASPEDFESVGEEGPGIRESPGGAALASGRTLAEKLLEGSEPRADTREATIRNRCMSDGQPEGQTELRKGLEEPHTCGRPTAPGTRPAEVDVLSPASNKGGLQSFLLDPAHAEARAESSDETDTSFAERSFYLNYEEKDSEDQVLPPPLEERKGCLDAPPGGEPRPTLNSLDLRVSAAASSRSKDEAHMTSPEEGAGTPKNPGGPGDLKGSLAGQTFAEGWEDAQWGGEGEFPHLTASAAREEGAPVSGDLLGKAEESPTEELKKHPPHRGRGVRPNPQACALPQAIPLNVRKPAKPDRGNFPPKERGVVPTQKGGAELKDREASAFLHMEVIIPLPASPGHSEDLAALEKASPSPTSRGSGEPSELREPFLRHVHLLKASPEPKDQVGFVVSPVTGGERRPPPITSRKPRVVPEEAEGRIPLGFGFPSGKQREMTSFQAGVQEGSLEDISKTSVANKIRIFETHGAETRRTSEGEARALPNDLSSEAPVGQAEQQRSTLSDLGFAQLQPPGDFASPKATHSTVIPLATRHFGEDTSASYQEARMELEPVSPDSGCETTLAEASGTGVTGRNKSGDAVREEKRSTNLAANTPGKGGHLRFASPSGPQRAGLREGSEEKVKPPRPRAPESDTGDEDQDQERDTVFLKDNHLAIERKCSSITVSSTSSLEAEVDFTVMGDYHGSAFEDFSRSLPELDRDKSDSDTEGLVFSRDLNKGAPSQDDESGGIEDSPDRGACSTPDMPQFEPVKTETMTVSSLAIRKKIEPEAVLQTRVSAMDNTQTVKGGFSETRIEKRIIITGDEDVDQDQALALAIKEAKLQHPDMLVTKAVVYRETDPSPEERDKKPQES